One stretch of Psilocybe cubensis strain MGC-MH-2018 chromosome 6, whole genome shotgun sequence DNA includes these proteins:
- a CDS encoding putative tRNA-splicing endonuclease subunit sen54, with the protein MDDNLEAPSSLPPKTPLGDLPPDADEDQSSDEEDGGLDWTKLLPAAARPVIPKRGEKEFEPRQGGGTNLQLHVLDRSRNAMFETLRATRTISSKVVSYATWHADIGRTHVTVARGIHFSNMGHSAPRSVLGEDGTAKIQKRLELLPEEAIYLIERGSLFCWKDIDLDMGIIPGMTEINGSPMSVQQAFSEMIGREDLTLEKFQVYSYLKRLGYVVTRATPPDTYYPVPPPRTVSSPTSSILTRIKSLFPLWVSSISRTLFGGFNWWRPVGISRWFSYDKSYPSLFRAMRFLPAGHGVPLNTVGQKKSTPYQIFYNLYKPSTPFKKSAPPPPDFQIVVINARTTPMPTLQELTDLFDVLPESPLPPPRQRRPPPGTTANAPSPPKIEPVVTPAPKPSCMQRVFPWIFPTPPPIATTPAPRKLNPFMALKTGKKIIVIAAVDASNISFFRFGQGEFTEWPMV; encoded by the exons ATGGACGATAACCTAGAAGCCCCTTCATCTCTTCCTCCAAAAACGCCTCTCGGGGATCTCCCACCAGACGCGGACGAAGATCAATCctcagacgaagaagatggcgGCTTGGACTGGACAAAGCTACT CCCTGCGGCGGCACGACCTGTTATCCCCAAACGCGGCGAAAAGGAATTCGAACCGCGTCAGGGCGGCGGAACGAATCTGCAATTGCACGTCCTTGATCGGTCGAGGAACGCGATGTTCGAGACATTACGCGCTACACGGACTATATCCAG CAAAGTTGTCAGCTATGCGACTTGGCATGCAGATATTGGGCGCACGCACGTTACAGTTGCCCGTGGTATCCATTTCTCGAATATGGGGCATTCTGCTCCTAGATCAGTCCTCGGCGAAGACGGCACAGCTAAAATTCAAAAACGATTAGAACTGCTCCCAGAAGAAGCGATATATCTAATCGAACGAGGCTCTCTTTTTTGTTGGAAGGATATTGATTTGGATATGGGGATCATCCCAGGGATGACCGAAATCAATGGGTCTCCCATGAGCGTGCAGCAGGCTTTTAGTGAAATGATTGGCCGTGAGGATCTGACTCTGGAGAAATTTCAG GTTTACTCCTACCTTAAGAGGCTGGGATATGTTGTGACTCGAGCAACTCCGCCTGATACATATTATCCTGTCCCACCGCCTCGCACAGTGTCCAGTCCAACGTCCTCCATCTTGACTCGTATAAAATCTCTATTTCCTCTCTGGGTTTCCTCCATTTCACGCACTCTCTTTGGTGGGTTCAATTGGTGGAGACCTGTTGGCATAAGTCGCTGGTTCAGCTATGATAAAAGCTACC CATCACTCTTCCGCGCCATGCGTTTCCTCCCGGCGGGACATGGTGTGCCTCTCAACACTGTTGGCCAAAAGAAATCAACACCCTATCAAATCTTTTACAACCTTTACAAGCCATCAACCCCGTTCAAAAAATCtgctcctccccctcctgaTTTCCAGATTGTAGTAATCAA TGCCCGAACTACCCCCATGCCGACATTGCAAGAACTGACAGACTTATTTGACGTCCTTCCAGAATCACCTCTACCTCCTCCTCGACAACGACGACCGCCGCCCGGCACTACAGCCAACGCACCTTCACCTCCAAAAATTGAGCCAGTCGTAACCCCGGCACCAAAACCTTCATGTATGCAAAGAGTATTCCCATGGATCTTCCCAACACCACCGCCCATCGCAACTACACCTGCGCCTCGAAAACTAAACCCTTTCATGGCCCTGAAGACAGGGAAAAAGATAATCGTCATTGCCGCTGTTGATGCCAGCAACATCAGCTTCTTTAGGTTCGGCCAGGGGGAATTCACTGAATGGCCCATGGTGTAA
- a CDS encoding CBL-interacting protein kinase 6, with product MDTIAAQLQNQDSNDIFSLTDQILSDRLEFIEEIGFGNWGSVWLCKPKPTMTKDGVLRPIGSKLAVKLVHRSKTATTAARVRSLWNEMKIVRTFKSDPHPSIIPFHSFIITPSYALITMTYLPTLVPVEVDEPKAREWFRYLLSGVEFLHKRGVVHNDIKPANILLSHKNVPVLVDFGFAEKYDMDSDTAFHSNLSYGTPEYLSPERARGLPHDTRKSDVWSLGITFFEILVGRTPFEYSDGEQFSSSEDLEKYWARTLRGKWVGTWDFSKGMERLLQRMIAPNADLRCTATQAAKDAYWLPPTSTSTSASRRDAGGANVAHKRASSYTSSVVFEKDMEKLLNMTPSSSSSSSAAATWRGGKENARVPPGLGLTSPHSKSKVDVFRDEQDTSMSMSLSSATKRTLAKSKSQPRVAVAVASKIVQPRKRAGAPPMMDLSPIKASPNNSPHHNVNANPSPATTAKENILSFNRLAATVSLNSEKKKAQQQQQRPRTAEPGFNSHSHHNHNHGNEKENDAGNISISNTNTNANANGSKLPRRAFGARDVNVPNAVGTPTGARAGSVLSKKPSGNTYGLKAVKVLGESTASANVSVSLDGGERKLAKEKENGKGKESTSVRDRMREWERERERLREMERLEEIERERDEIYRREREDRRRREAEREREGREEQEEEERRRESLERERRNASLRQIKIPLAGAGTGTKSSDWDKENPGTGAGANYAYTGSSASSPMLPMFKPTSPLSNAILNIGRNSSQTSFARVGKESKQNIFKHSIKASIDKTVQFYKSSTLGQAAAAATSGRSTPARGFSFDVTRPSNSEVKVSTKEGKEVANATANANAWEDELVDEINSPLPSPLPVIKNAAESEQIAADSRMDRMTIWMRNVEKVVEDAKQNFAASSSPKDTPLPALPLPLSRGPSQNRTSRLPRRVLAASQIFQADENGNISPMVDQSMVSTSNSVFFRSSGDASKASIGRAPTPSSAPPQQQPTTPAKRTSPLPDEGSSRFVIPEIHTPSRQRRATVSTRSPEPKRAASPVADDAEGVSPSKRKEKSKSHGNLLQRHIVAPIALLEAELEKVPPPEPTPRLSEVLDRSLFISPMVRSQDDLLDRTLEKHNDVSLDDLHASPCHVEPYPQRARNSHDVSIPDTPSRHRIEGVYDRFLMATSGVKRLGKGYQSDNVGPVGNSGHSGTGLGPQHNQQQQSKGRSFYSTRRPMPAPVSSEDSQRRAASVDELGLFGPMDPVSGPVSANCAKEQSTGATSTLMRKAMKLIAPKANASKRLSRVVG from the exons ATGGACACCATCGCCGCACAGCTGCAGAACCAAGACTCCAACGACATCTTTTCTCTCACTGACCAGATCCTCTCTGACCGCCTCGAGTTTATAGAAGAG ATTGGCTTTGGAAACTGGGGCAGCGTCTGGCTATGCAAGCCCAAGCCAACCATGACCAAAGACGGCGTCCTGCGCCCCATCGGTTCCAAACTCGCCGTCAAGCTCGTCCACAGATCAAagacagcaacaacagcagccCGCGTGCGCTCTCT GTGGAACGAAATGAAGATTGTTCGAACCTTCAAATCTGACCCGCACCCGTCTATCATCCCCTTCCACTCATTCATCATAACGCCCTCCTACGCCCTCATCACAAT GACGTACCTCCCCACTCTCGTCCCCGTCGAAGTCGACGAGCCCAAAGCCCGCGAATGGTTCCGCTACCTCCTCTCCGGCGTCGAGTTCCTCCACAAGCGCGGCGTCGTGCACAATGATATCAA ACCTGCGAATATCCTACTATCACACAAGAACGTACCTGTCCTCGTCGACTTTGGCTTTGCCGAAAAGTACGATATGGACTCGGACACCGCGTTCCACAGTAACCTTTCCTACGGCACACCAGAG TACCTCTCCCCAGAGCGCGCGCGTGGTTTACCACACGACACGCGCAAATCGGACGTCTGGTCCCTCGGCATCACATTCTTCGAGATCCTCGTAGGACGCACACCGTTCGAGTACTCGGACGGCGAGCAGTTTAGTTCGAGCGAGGATCTGGAGAAGTATTGGGCGCGGACG CTACGAGGCAAGTGGGTCGGCACATGGGACTTTTCGAAAGGCATGGAACGCCTTTTGCAGCGCATGATTGCGCCGAACGCGGATTTGCGGTGTACGGCGACGCAGGCGGCTAAAGACGCTTATTGGCTTCCGCCCACCTCTACTTCTACTTCTGCTTCACGTAGGGACGCTGGTGGTGCGAATGTTGCGCATA AGCGCGCGTCAAGTTATACATCGTCGGTGGTATTCGAGAAAGACATGGAGAAATTGCTCAATATGAcaccttcatcatcatcgtcctcctcgGCGGCTGCAACGTGGCGTGGCGGGAAGGAGAACGCGCGTGTGCCGCCTGGGCTCGGGCTTACGAGTCCGCATTCCAAATCAAAGGTCGATGTTTTCAGAGATGAGCAGGAtacgtcgatgtcgatgtcgctTTCGTCGGCGACGAAGAGGACGCTtgcaaagtcaaagtcgcAGCCTCGTGTGGCTGTCGCTGTTGCGTCCAAGA TCGTCCAGCCGAGGAAACGCGCGGGTGCACCGCCCATGATGGACTTGTCGCCTATCAAAGCCTCGCCGAACAATTCGCCGCACCATAATGTCAACGCTAATCCTAGTCCGGCGACGACGGCGAAGGAGAATATTCTCTCGTTTAACAGGCTAGCAGCTACTGTATCTCTCAACtctgaaaagaagaaggcccagcagcagcagcaaagaCCGCGTACTGCCGAACCGGGCTTCAATAGCCATAGCcatcataatcataatcatGGCAATGAGAAGGAGAACGACGCGGGTAATATCAGCAtctccaacaccaacacaaacgcaaacgcaaacggGAGCAAATTGCCGCGGAGAGCATTCGGTGCGCGGGACGTCAACGTGCCTAATGCTGTTGGAACGCCAACGGGCGCAAGAGCTGGTTCTGTGCTTTCTAAAAAGCCATCTGGAAATACGTACGGGCTGAAAGCTGTCAAAGTCCTCGGCGAGTCGACAGCCAGCGCGAATGTGAGTGTGAGCCTTGACGGCGGCGAACGCAAGCtcgcaaaagaaaaagaaaatgggaaagggaaagaatcGACGAGCGTGCGCGATCGTATGCGCGAGTGggaaagagagagggagaggttgagggagatggagaggttggaggagattgagagggagagggatgaGATTTataggagggagagggaggataGGCGACGGAGGGAAGctgagagggagagggagggcagagaggagcaggaggaggaggagaggaggagggagagcttggagagggagaggaggaatGCGTCGCTTAGGCAGATCAAGATTCCTTTGGCGGGTGCGGGTACTGGTACTAAGAGTTCCGATTGGGATAAAGAGAATCCCGGCACTGGCGCGGGCGCTAATTATGCTTATACGGGCTCGTCCGCGTCGTCGCCTATGCTTCCGATGTTCAAGCCTACATCGCCTTTGAGCAACG CGATCCTCAATATCGGGAGGAATAGCAGTCAAACGTCGTTTGCCCGTGTTGGGAAGGAGTCGAAGCAGAACATCTTCAAGCATAGCATCAAAGCATCTATAG aTAAAACGGTGCAGTTCTATAAATCGTCGACGCTGGGccaggctgctgctgctgctacttCTGGAAGGTCCACTCCGGCGCGCGGGTTCTCGTTTGACGTAACTAGGCCCAGTAATAGTGAGGTTAAAGTGTCGACGAAGGAGGGTAAAGAAGTGGCAAATGCGactgcgaatgcgaatgctTGGGAGGATGAGTTGGTGGATGAGA TTAACTCGCCACTGCCGTCGCCGCTGCCTGTCATCAAGAATGCTGCTGAGAGCGAGCAGATCGCTGCTGACTCGAGGATGGACAGGATGACCATCTGGATGCGCAACGTCGAGA AGGTAGTTGAAGACGCGAAACAGAATTTCgctgcgtcgtcgtcgcccaAGGATACACCTCTACCTGCcctgcctcttcctctctccCGAGGCCCATCTCAGAACAGGACGTCGCGCCTGCCGCGCCGCGTCCTAGCCGCCAGCCAAATTTTCCAAGCGGACGAGAATGGCAATATCTCGCCGATGGTGGATCAGAGCATGGTGTCCACTTCCAACTCTGTGTTCTTCCGATCCTCTGGCGACGCGTCGAAAGCGAGCATTGGACGAGCGCCGACGCCCAGCTCCGCGCcaccgcagcagcagcctaCTACACCTGCGAAACGGACCTCGCCGCTTCCGGATGAAGGCTCGAGTAGGTTTGTTATACCGGAGATTCATACGCCTTCGAGGCAGAGACGCGCGACTGTGTCGACGCGCTCGCCGGAGCCTAAGCGCGCTGCTAGCCCTGTGGCGGATGATGCTGAGGGCGTGTCGCCttcgaagaggaaggaaaagtCAAAGTCGCATGGGAATTTGCTGCAGAGGCATATCGTGGCGCCGATCGCACTGCTTGAGGCAGAGCTTGAAAAAG TTCCTCCTCCCGAGCCTACTCCTCGCCTTTCGGAGGTGCTGGATAGGAGCTTGTTCATCAGTCCTATGGTGAGGTCGCAGGACGACCTGCTGGATAGGACGCTGGAGAAGCACAATGATGTGTCGCTGGACGATCTGCATGCGTCGCCGTGCCACGTCGAGCCGTACCCGCAGCGCGCGCGCAACAGCCACGACGTGTCGATCCCGGACACACCCAGCCGGCACCGCATCGAGGGTGTATACGACCGCTTCCTCATGGCTACCTCCGGCGTCAAGCGTCTTGGGAAGGGGTACCAGTCGGATAACGTGGGTCCGGTAGGGAACAGCGGTCATTCTGGCACGGGTCTAGGGCCACAGCAtaaccagcagcagcagagcaAAGGGCGCTCGTTTTACTCGACGAGGAGGCCGATGCCTGCGCCGGTGTCGAGCGAGGATTCGCAGCGCCGCGCGGCGTCTGTGGATGAGTTGGGGTTGTTTGGCCCGATGGATCCAGTCAGTGGCCCGGTGTCGGCGAATTGTGCGAAGGAGCAGTCGACGGGTGCGACGTCGACGCTGATGCGTAAAGCGATGAAGCTTATCGCGCCTAAGGCTAATGCCTCTAAACGGTTGTCGCGAGTCGTGGGCTGA
- a CDS encoding FAD-linked oxidoreductase OXR2 encodes MIWICHKITYSSRFTPERCTDVHSGMTIGAGVQWGEAYSFAEKHNVTVVGGSDKAVGAVGGWLQGGGHSPLSNTMGLGVDRVLQYKVVTPDGKYRVANECQNKDLFFALRGGGGGTFGVVMEATVLASPRVTVQTFILQFSSNRTLTQELWSIMVNNSVQWSTDGWGGLSMSSVVVMVNPKLSKEDAEQSLSVLITFGERLQGMRVPGLKIILTEFPSWGNFFDAFTKDFVATVGSSLALTSRLISKSNFDTPEKRQELTAALLATDAETPGLIILMTTPASVPSYGKTSVTEAWRSSLYHVTTIAPWGWNATKEEKSAQYKSASASIDHLREITPDAAYFNEADTYEPNHEVAFWGSHYPELLRIKAK; translated from the exons ATGATATGGATATGCCATAAGATAACATATAGTTCCCGGTTTACACCAGAAAGGTGTACAGATGTGCACTCTGGAATGACGATTGGG GCTGGCGTACAATGGGGAGAGGCGTATTCATTTGCAGAGAAACACAACGTCACTGTTGTGGGCG GTTCCGATAAGGCTGTAGGCGCTGTAGGAGGATGGTTACAG GGAGGCGGTCACAGCCCTCTATCAAACACAATGGGACTTGGCGTTGATCGAGTA CTTCAATACAAAGTCGTGACACCGGATGGAAAATACAGAGTCGCCAATGAATGCCAAAACAAAGACCTCTTCTTCGCGCTCCGTGGTG gtggtggagggacATTTGGTGTGGTAATGGAGGCAACAGTTCTAGCGTCACCACGGGTTACGGTGCAGACATTCATACTGCAATTTAGTTCAAATCGCACTCTTACCCAAGAGCTGTGGTCCATCATGGTGAACAATAGCGTGCAGTGGTCCACCGATGGCTGGGGAGGCCTTTCTATGTCGTCTGTTGTGGTCATGGTCAATCCTAAACTTAGCAAAGAGGATGCAGAACAAAGTCTTTCTGTCTTGATCACTTTTGGCGAAAGGCTACAAGGTATGCGAGTACCAGGACTCAAAATAATCCTCACAGAATTTCCATCCTGgggaaatttttttgatgcgTTCACGAAAGACTTCGTTGCA ACAGTTGGATCAAGTCTGGCGCTGACTTCACGCCTGATAAGCAAATCTAATTTTGACACTCCGGAGAAACGACAAGAGTTAACCGCTGCCTTGCTTGCGACTGACGCAGAAACTCCTGGTTTAATTATTCTCATGACGACACCAGCGTCAGTTCCGTCCTATGGAAAGACAAGTGTGACTGAGGCCTGGCGCTCAAGTCTGTATCATGTAACAACCATTGCCCCTTGGGGTTGGAATGCGACAAAGGAGGAAAAAAGCGCTCAATACAAATCCGCGAGCGCGTCTATTGATCATTTGCGCGAAATAACCCCAGATGCAGCTTATTTC AACGAGGCTGATACGTATGAACCAAATCACGAAG TTGCTTTCTGGGGGAGTCACTACCCGGAGCTATTGCGTATCAAAGCGAAGTAG
- a CDS encoding Mitochondrial outer membrane protein porin, translated as MSLPQPVPPSWKDLGKSSNDLLTKDYNYNGATLEVKTQTPSNVAFKVQGTRDSKSQLITGDIEGKWVDKVHNLTLTQTWTTANVLRNQIEVDNLITKGLKLDLATSLTPDKGAKTAVLNAAYKQSGIHTRASLDVFKGPNFTADTVFGRDGFLVGAETSYNVTTGSITRYAAAIGYNAPEYAVTVHGLNNFNTFSASYYHRVSRDVEAGAKAVYDSKATHGGVALEVGTKAYLDSSAFIKAKINNSGTIALGYTQGLRPGVKASFGLALDTQKLNDANPSGPAHKVGVSFTFDS; from the exons ATGTCTCTCCCTCAGCCAGTCCCCCCTTCCTGGAAG GATCTCGGAAAGTCCTCCAACGACCTCCTCACCAAGGACTACAACTACAACGGCGCAACCCTCGAGGTCAAGACCCAGACCCCTTCCAATGTCGCCTTCAAGGTCCAGGGTACCCGCGACTCAAAGTCCCAGCTCATCACCGGTGACATCGAGGGCAAGTGGGTTGACAAGGTCCACaacctcaccctcacccagACCTGGACAACCGCCAACGTCCTCCGCAACCAAATCGAGGTAGACAACCTCATCACCAAGGGCCTCAAGCTCGACCTCGCAACCTCTCTCACCCCCGACAAGGGCGCCAAGACCGCTGTTCTCAACGCTGCCTACAAGCAGTCTGGCATCCACACCCGCGCCTCTCTCGATGTCTTCAAG GGCCCCAACTTTACCGCCGACACCGTTTTCGGCCGTGATGGCTTCCTCGTCGGCGCCGAGACCTCGTACAACGTCACCACCGGCAGCATCACCCGCTACGCCGCCGCCATTGGCTACAACGCCCCCGAGTACGCTGTCACCGTGCACGGCCTGAACAACTTCAACACCTTCTCCGCGAGCTACTACCACCGCGTCAGCCGCGACGTCGAGGCTGGTGCCAAGGCCGTCTACGACTCCAAGGCCACCCACGGCGGCGTCGCTCTCGAGGTCGGCACCAAGGCTTACCTTGACTCGTCCGCGTTTATCAAGGCCAAGATCAACAACTCGGGTACTATTGCGCTTGGATACACCCAGGGACTGCGCCCTGGTGTCAAGGCCTCGTTTGGTCTTGCTCTTGACACCCAAAAGTTGAACGACGCCAACCCCTCTGGCCCTGCGCACAAGGTCGGCGTCTCGTTCACCTTTGACTCATGA
- a CDS encoding Pepsin A, which produces MFKGFTYAGLISTYVIQYSWILELVALVGAQYLFGHSTTQCSPINPLNMTNERSQRIQIGDGASTISGSVGLGNFIDLMYTVPVQLGQKTFALQLDTGSSDLWVLSENCHLNSCERANGSRYMSFSSVSSGIDVDMHYGDSSTSAYAFGTVAFDKASVAGITMLDQAFAVIDDTTNHILESTAEVSGIFGLSFPIASRIQEEVSAKTGALVQTDHFVEATPASGPILSRLAASGALHHPMFTIESQRTAIDTSGRGALTIGQLPEGIDNSTLTWVPVRLYSPDEGGLIAPSFAPGEIYPYRWEIDIDGVFLDGKRLPDSTIPANGVDSHRVSALIDTGNSVLRGPEDVVSNVLGSVSQAFHRTDEYPVAELPCHIPHSLAFQIGGKMFPIDPRDFISQLDPDNAVACQADNLVPTDPPSIGALFRWSLGTPFFRSNIVAFHFGNLTHPSVDPPRIGILSTVPENANELLQEAIRKAQLNGGNFPNGVEHAPTASAALKPQTTVFTGTEYLGVQSNVW; this is translated from the exons ATGTTTAAAGGCTTTACTTATGCCGGACTTATTTCAACTTATGTGATTCAGTACTCGTGGATCCTCGAATTGGTTGCCCTTGTAGGAGCACAGTACCTGTTTGGCCACTCGACCACCCAATGTTCACCTATCAACCCTCTGAACATGACCAATGAGAGGTCTCAAAGGATACAAATTGGAGACGGAGCTAGCACAATTAGTGGCTCCGTGGGGTTGGGCAATTTCATAGACTT AATGTACACGGTCCCGGTTCAGTTGGGTCAGAAAACGTTCGCCCTTCAACTAG ATACTGGATCCAGCGACCTTTGGGTCCTCTCCGAAAATTGCCATTTAAATTCCTGCGAACGTGCAAACGGCAGCAGATACATGAGTTTCAGTTCCGTGTCATCTGGCATTGACGTTGACATGCATTACGGCGATTCTTCGACAAGTGCGTACGCCTTCGGAACTGTGGCCTTTGATAAGGCGTCGGTTGCAGGCATAACTATGCTCGACCAGGCATTTGCAGTAATTGACGATACAACCAACCATATCTTGGAATCCACTGCGGAGGTATCTGGGATCTTTGGTTTAAGCTTTCCCATTGCGAG TCGTATCCAAGAGGAAGTCTCTGCAAAG ACTGGCGCCCTTGTACAAACAGATCATTTTGTAGAAGCGACACCTGCTAGTGGTCCAATACTTTCGCGGCTGGCTGCAAGTGGTGCTTTACATCACCCAATGTTTACC ATCGAATCTCAAAGGACTGCTATTGACACCAGCGGCCGAGGTGCTCTTACCATTGGACAACTTCCAGAGGGAATCGACAATTCCACCTTGACTTGGGTGCCCGTCAGGTTGTACTCACCTGATGAGGGCGGTTTAATAGCCCCCTCATTTGCTCCTGGAGAG ATATATCCATA TCGGTGGGAAATCGACATCGATGGTGTTTTCCTGGACGGCAAGAGATTGCCAGATTCTACTATTCCAGCTAACGGTGTTGATAGTCATCGAGTCTCAGCTCTTATTGACACG GGAAACTCGGTGTTGAGAGGGCCAGAGGATGTGGTGTCCAATGTCCTAGGATCAGTTTCACAGGCGTTTCACCGGACTGACGAATACCCAGTTGCGGAGCTTCCATGTCATATCCCACATTCGCTTGCATTCCAGATTGGTGGCAAG ATGTTTCCCATCGACCCTAGAGATTTCATCAGTCAATTAGATCCAGACAACGCAGTCGCTTGCCAGGCGGACAATCTCGTGCCCACAGATCCTCCTTCCATTGGGGCCCTCTTTCGCTGGAGTCTTGGGACACCATTTTTTAGATC AAATATTGTTGCATTCCATTTCGGAAACTTGACACATCCATCAGTGGACCCGCCCCGCATTGGAATCCTGTCCACAGTGCCAGAAAATGCGAACGAGCTTCTGCAGGAGGCTATCCGCAAAGCGCAGCTCAATGGTGGCAATTTCCCAA ATGGAGTAGAACACGCTCCAACCGCCAGTGCAGCGCTAAAGCCTCAGACGACCGTTTTCACGGGCACCGAGTATCTTGGAGTACAATCGAATGTTTGGTAA
- a CDS encoding mRNA-capping enzyme subunit beta, with protein MQPRSSSPPPLKRARRTLTDSPPYPTSSDPHSTNGHASTSASSSSNTTTSLPPLSLSILGVEPLDEFIKEIADFIHHMIVTRPYAHEYPAARVEVEAKIGLLRDRATGGRVVLPVLVETILAPGATDTRFESNMSLHQHKHFNTLLNKLKMESPSGASPLGYSHLYLIDSFYAFDPSSSSGAGASSSSSSSGGMGMGGGGERGERGEKVRVTTDEKTKAVIECVRKVRLGDLNVYSPKREADWRVSVNLEIPVPRPTGTSTHTRRKDRISYSHEEFKIDLTQVTSSMSPNAPPQTLHELELEIARPDFLLATALKRGDPAAPEHERSAFDELIRAFVNNARILVRNSGEGWQ; from the exons ATGCAACCACGTTCGTCCTCGCCGCCTCCTCTAAAACGCGCCCGGCGGACATTAACAGACTCACCGCCTTATCCCACCTCTTCAGATCCTCACTCAACCAACGGGCATGCCTCTacctctgcctcttcttcttccaacaCAACCACCTCCCTCCCCCCACTCTCACTCTCAATCCTAGGCGTCGAGCCCCTCGACGAATTCATCAAGGAGATCGCGGACTTTATCCACCACATGATCGTCACACGCCCGTATGCGCACGAGTACCCCGCCGCGCGCGTCGAGGTTGAGGCGAAGATTGGGCTGTTGAGGGATAGAGCGACGGGCGGGAGGGTGGTGTTGCCTGTGCTTGTTGAGACta TCCTCGCGCCGGGCGCAACAGACACGCGCTTCGAGTCTAACATGTCGCTC CACCAACACAAACACTTCAACACGCTGCTCAACAAACTCAAAATGGAGTCTCCGAGCGGCGCGAGCCCGTTGGGGTACAGCCACCTCTACCTCATAGACAGCTTTTACGCTTTTgatccctcctcctccagtgGCGCTGGTGCAtctagtagtagtagtagcagcggcggtatgggtatgggagGTGGAGGGGAAAGAGGCGAGAGAGGGGAAAAGGTGCGGGTGACGACGGACGAAAAGACGAAAGCGGTGATCGAGTGCGTGCGCAAAGTTAGGCTTGGGGATTTGAATGTGTATAGTCCGAAGAGGGAGGCGGATTGGAGGGTTAGTGTTAATTTGGAGATTCCTG TACCCCGGCCTACCGGTACTTCAACACACACGAGACGGAAAGACCGTATAAGCTATTCGCATGAAGAGTTCAAGATTGATTTGACACAGGTTACATCTTCGATGTCGCCCAATGCGCCT CCCCAAACCCTCcacgaactcgaactcgaaatCGCACGGCCCGACTTCCTCCTCGCCACCGCGCTCAAACGGGGAGACCCCGCCGCGCCCGAGCACGAGCGCAGCGCGTTCGACGAGCTCATCCGCGCGTTTGTGAATAATGCGCGCATTTTGGTGCGGAATTCGGGGGAGGGGTGGCAGTGA